From Bacteroidota bacterium, the proteins below share one genomic window:
- a CDS encoding cytochrome c — translation MKKQSKLQYPIVLALSCMLASSAFTDPQIPWVAPEAVNKVENALPHSAEVVSLGKKLYESTCWTCHGLDGKGDGPAAATLRVKPADHTSLKIQSESDGAIFWKISTGRGDMQAYNKLFTVRERWALVHYIRSLSSKR, via the coding sequence ATGAAGAAGCAATCGAAGTTGCAATATCCAATTGTACTTGCGCTGAGTTGTATGCTGGCTTCAAGCGCGTTCACCGATCCGCAGATTCCCTGGGTAGCGCCGGAAGCAGTGAATAAAGTGGAGAACGCCCTGCCGCACAGTGCCGAAGTGGTCAGTCTTGGAAAGAAGTTATATGAAAGTACCTGTTGGACATGTCATGGACTTGATGGCAAAGGTGACGGACCTGCTGCGGCAACGCTACGGGTCAAGCCGGCTGACCATACCAGCTTGAAGATTCAATCGGAAAGTGATGGTGCAATTTTTTGGAAGATATCGACTGGGCGAGGCGATATGCAGGCATATAATAAGTTGTTCACGGTCCGGGAGCGATGGGCATTGGTACACTATATCCGCTCGTTATCTTCAAAAAGATGA
- a CDS encoding tetratricopeptide repeat protein, producing MPLKQGTDYARWRVISLASVYLLMGLHIAHWKIAGKTLAPLEFNEVLYTLHLGILTAGFIFMGLAMVSTLLFGRFFCSWMCHMLALQDASAWILRKLKIKPRHIRSRTFYWIPVGAVIYLFLLPQLERMFMGQPAVSIHIAGASSNWASFVTTDFWRNLPSIGITLLTFLVCGGFVVYVLGSRTFCQYACPYGMLFSVADRVAPGKILLKGNCTSCGICTSVCDSHIQVHREVNAYGRVMDTNCLKDLDCVQVCPEGALEFGFGQPSGFFTRVASKSGKRKFDFSWQEDAVLLIAAIVFIVIYRGLYDAVPFLLAITLGILLAFGLVISLRVLKRQYVRLGPILLSRPNHRTARGRWFLVLYGGLILFSIHSAIVHWHTWRGEQAYNHLAGESRKNGWEAGKYAGTYQTSVEHLSKAEQWGLYRPASLSRELASLALLRKDTAAAIGYFTSLLQEIPEDLEAGLRFARLLKAKGEIDNAIRILEKVPSGVIETDRDRILASEIAFELGKCYSSTNRFDDARRLFEKSLAYHDGNREAKAVLGVIKMQEGRWREAEAIFRSLPPSPVTDNNLALICLRDGRFAEAETFLERFLRQDPGNVQALYNLAIVRYRQGERAQALQILNDILSRDPVNQNALAARDRILKGGVSLASEK from the coding sequence ATGCCGCTAAAGCAGGGTACGGATTATGCCAGATGGCGGGTGATCAGTCTGGCTTCCGTATATCTGCTGATGGGCTTGCACATTGCGCATTGGAAGATCGCAGGTAAGACTTTAGCGCCGCTTGAATTCAATGAAGTGTTATACACGCTTCATCTTGGAATTCTGACGGCAGGCTTCATTTTTATGGGCCTTGCCATGGTTTCCACCTTGCTCTTCGGGCGATTTTTTTGCTCCTGGATGTGCCATATGCTTGCTCTTCAGGATGCAAGCGCCTGGATACTGAGAAAGCTTAAGATCAAGCCTCGGCATATTCGTTCACGGACATTTTATTGGATTCCGGTTGGGGCTGTGATTTACTTATTCTTGTTGCCGCAGCTGGAACGGATGTTCATGGGGCAACCCGCTGTTTCAATTCATATTGCGGGTGCCTCAAGCAATTGGGCATCATTTGTTACGACAGATTTCTGGAGAAATCTTCCGTCCATTGGCATTACGCTTCTTACGTTCCTGGTTTGTGGAGGATTTGTGGTTTATGTTCTGGGGAGCCGGACGTTTTGTCAATATGCCTGTCCGTATGGAATGCTGTTTTCAGTGGCGGATCGTGTAGCACCCGGAAAGATCCTGTTAAAAGGTAATTGTACGAGCTGCGGCATTTGCACTTCGGTCTGCGATTCACACATCCAGGTTCATCGTGAGGTGAATGCATATGGACGTGTCATGGATACAAACTGCCTGAAAGATCTGGATTGTGTTCAGGTATGTCCTGAAGGAGCGTTGGAATTCGGTTTTGGTCAGCCTTCCGGGTTTTTTACCCGCGTTGCATCGAAGTCGGGCAAAAGAAAATTTGATTTTTCCTGGCAGGAGGATGCTGTGCTATTGATCGCTGCAATCGTATTTATAGTCATTTACAGGGGTTTATACGACGCGGTTCCTTTTCTATTGGCCATTACTCTTGGAATATTACTGGCATTCGGACTGGTAATTTCGTTACGGGTCTTGAAGCGACAGTACGTACGGTTGGGCCCGATCTTGTTGTCGCGTCCCAATCATCGGACCGCACGCGGACGATGGTTCCTGGTCCTCTATGGAGGGTTAATTCTTTTTTCAATCCATAGCGCCATCGTGCATTGGCATACCTGGAGGGGTGAGCAGGCCTACAATCACTTGGCGGGAGAAAGTAGAAAGAACGGTTGGGAGGCTGGAAAGTATGCGGGAACATACCAGACGTCGGTCGAACACTTATCGAAGGCTGAGCAGTGGGGGCTCTATCGTCCTGCAAGTTTGTCGCGGGAGTTGGCTTCGCTGGCGCTACTTCGGAAGGACACCGCAGCAGCTATCGGATATTTCACCAGCCTGCTGCAGGAAATTCCGGAAGATCTGGAAGCCGGACTTCGGTTCGCTCGGTTACTCAAAGCGAAGGGAGAGATTGATAATGCGATACGGATTTTAGAAAAAGTCCCATCAGGTGTAATCGAAACCGACCGTGATCGAATATTAGCTTCTGAAATCGCATTCGAATTGGGCAAATGTTATTCCAGTACTAATCGATTTGATGACGCACGCAGGCTGTTTGAAAAGTCATTGGCCTACCACGACGGGAATAGGGAAGCAAAAGCTGTATTGGGCGTTATCAAGATGCAGGAGGGAAGGTGGAGAGAAGCGGAAGCGATTTTCCGTTCGTTACCACCAAGTCCTGTAACCGATAATAATCTGGCTCTGATTTGCCTGCGCGATGGTCGTTTCGCAGAGGCTGAAACCTTTCTGGAGAGATTCCTGCGTCAGGATCCGGGAAATGTGCAAGCGTTGTACAACCTGGCTATTGTAAGATACCGGCAAGGAGAACGGGCACAGGCCTTGCAGATTTTGAACGATATCCTTTCCAGAGATCCTGTTAACCAAAATGCCCTTGCGGCACGTGACCGCATCCTAAAAGGGGGAGTATCCCTGGCATCAGAAAAATAA
- a CDS encoding T9SS type A sorting domain-containing protein — MTFRDRVAGAMTYQQGSMHVDDWGRMSLRIQDPLEPDPLKWSVIGWGHKQSFCLMDYGSCSTYQGHCRDDQSVFGQGTVLLNADFPNYGLGNSYGCSDVEQGCSVGYTDIYSESLNGMFIEIPPGTCNGDYWIVYELDPHDFFVEMNESNNFTIMPFTLTQQDAPGNPVARISADRSTLICGTDSITLTANAGLSYVWSTGATTQSIRVSAGSYSVAVTTYCGTATSDPVTITSMAAPLPPVVMDDTVCSGTSAILSAVGNDILWLDAAGQIAGTGNLLTTPSLTASTYYQAIQHLHHPGVISHGAKPDNTGGGSYFTGTQYLIFDALKPFLLKSALFYANGDGPRTIFLSDATGNTIQSVTVNIQDGMSREDLGIEVPVGTNLRLGVSGTPNLYRNNAGVTYPYVLQDTLSITGSSAGASYYYFLYDWEIEVGGITCESQPALSQVFVETCTGIGGGLEEKFKLTISPNPSDGVFQIRVNGRSTLGEMGMNVFDLAGRLLFSRVVQSGSNEWTHTLDLVGLPAGTYLFTLETNEGRLHRRVILR; from the coding sequence ATGACTTTCAGGGACCGGGTGGCTGGTGCGATGACCTATCAGCAGGGCAGTATGCATGTGGATGATTGGGGACGGATGTCGTTAAGGATTCAGGATCCCCTGGAGCCGGATCCGCTTAAGTGGAGTGTGATTGGATGGGGTCATAAGCAGTCTTTTTGCCTGATGGATTATGGCTCCTGTAGCACCTATCAGGGGCATTGTCGCGATGACCAGTCCGTATTCGGACAAGGAACAGTTTTGCTTAATGCCGATTTCCCGAACTACGGATTGGGTAATTCATACGGATGTTCCGATGTGGAACAGGGCTGCAGCGTTGGCTATACCGATATCTACAGCGAGAGCCTGAATGGCATGTTCATTGAAATTCCTCCAGGAACCTGCAACGGTGACTATTGGATTGTCTATGAATTGGATCCTCACGATTTCTTCGTCGAGATGAATGAATCGAACAATTTTACGATCATGCCCTTTACGCTGACCCAACAGGATGCTCCCGGCAACCCGGTTGCAAGGATCAGTGCTGATCGTAGTACGTTGATTTGCGGAACCGATTCCATAACCCTGACCGCGAATGCAGGTCTTTCCTATGTATGGTCCACTGGTGCTACGACACAATCGATTCGGGTGAGTGCCGGCAGTTATTCGGTAGCCGTTACTACCTATTGCGGGACCGCCACTTCTGATCCTGTCACGATCACGTCCATGGCGGCACCCTTGCCACCTGTTGTGATGGATGATACCGTATGTTCCGGAACCAGTGCGATCTTAAGCGCGGTCGGCAACGACATTCTTTGGCTGGATGCGGCAGGACAGATAGCTGGAACAGGAAACTTGTTGACCACGCCATCCCTGACCGCATCTACCTATTACCAGGCAATTCAACATTTGCACCATCCGGGAGTAATTTCCCATGGAGCAAAACCGGACAATACCGGTGGCGGTAGTTACTTTACCGGAACGCAGTACTTGATTTTTGACGCGTTGAAACCCTTCCTGTTGAAATCCGCGCTTTTCTATGCGAACGGGGACGGACCCCGTACGATCTTTCTATCAGATGCAACCGGAAATACCATCCAGTCGGTCACTGTTAACATACAGGATGGCATGTCGAGAGAGGACCTGGGAATAGAGGTGCCGGTCGGCACCAATCTGCGGCTGGGTGTTTCCGGCACACCGAACCTCTATCGTAACAACGCGGGCGTTACTTATCCGTATGTCCTGCAGGATACCTTATCTATCACCGGTTCCAGTGCCGGGGCCTCCTATTACTACTTCCTTTATGATTGGGAAATAGAGGTTGGAGGAATTACGTGTGAAAGTCAACCAGCCTTATCACAAGTATTTGTTGAAACCTGTACCGGTATTGGAGGTGGGTTGGAAGAGAAATTCAAGCTGACGATCTCCCCCAATCCTTCCGATGGGGTATTTCAAATCAGGGTGAATGGACGTTCGACTTTAGGCGAAATGGGTATGAACGTATTCGATTTGGCCGGAAGGTTGCTCTTTTCCCGTGTGGTTCAGTCTGGTAGCAATGAATGGACTCATACACTCGATCTCGTTGGGTTGCCTGCTGGAACATACCTGTTTACACTGGAAACGAACGAGGGCAGGTTGCACAGACGGGTGATCCTTCGATGA
- a CDS encoding CotH kinase family protein — MKRILLRLLLPLLPVLFPNLTFAQWMILSDTTWSGTILVDREVTINPGKVLTVAAGSVLKMSKGASIHASGGGGVRLMGTNVSPVQVLPVIAGEQWGKIEVRDTGSAVEYHFAELYGGQTKIWNGATADLQDSYFHDYHQGDAPIVFSLDAQFVYMGRCHVSNYYEINLVRSLSTVEDCLFEFTTADAIDFDNSPAGTVIRRTTIRYGRGTNIDAIDFGKVDFQPPGSIGKVEQCLIHDISDKGVSVGEGAQFVEITGTLIYRTGAGVAVKDNSHALIHQNTFYDCEYAIECVEKNAGLGGGKAEAYDNIIWSPLEGPYYLNSTGSLEMRYSDIEGMTDNSRHIFSRDPSFLDAASDDYRLRFGSSCQTAGSHGQPLGALFPLGGLQEDPFTLRLGLPNSVTSLNGDSLLMTYWAAGDSIRSVDLKFSPDGGLTWQVLAQDIPAQEEKWLWQVPNTYSTRCVFQVLDHDVPTRMAKNELPFTILPVGDTTIKADFSAEAGFYLQPVTLSLSAPAGSLIYYTLDGSEPTDRSFLYSGPLSLAGDSIPPGLQEQNVTSTTEAQAPYCYVRTAPTSQIGPNPVFWAKPNGSVMRQQIVRARVYTPGGGLGPVKTRSYFIDSAATRGTFPLPVISIATNPSGLFDFYNGIYIPGAAFTGYSFTGNYEMTGRISERPIHIEYFEAGGGERAFSQDAGLRVRGQWIRSLGQKPLTVYGRTEYDTENEFEYAFFPGLRVPGTSIPIDEFKRFILRQNGNEWGGPENVMCRDALAQSLFNKLNLKYQAYELTELFLNGEYWGVHDLRELNDVKHLSRIYNIPEDSLVMMEDNLDGPFQLIEGHDGDVTLFQSLMSTVHGQDIRTDSIYAKLETMIDVDNFTDYWISTLFMNKTTADHNQFYWRVRSGEGENSPNMGHDGRWRWIAEDFDNAFFNANFDIVTYLPTHVHDGFIRRFWENDKYKIRFGNRFCDVLNSNFRESHILEEMDKAENLLSPVIQRHIDRWNTPRDVASWQSGFDKMRDFVNQRRDYLMDDLATRLGFTDRHVLTVDVSSPQHGQLEVNSLQINDQLPGVSNSVYPWTGIYYQELPLTITAHALPGYKFVRWQETDEVTPTIVIHADVDVTRTAIFERDYAQLLTDFSLIPNPVVRGQNAYMSKAEPVDVFSMEGKLVLKHDGSSSFISTSNLEAGSYLLKNQYGEIARLVVFE; from the coding sequence ATGAAGCGAATTTTATTGCGGCTGCTATTGCCGCTTTTACCGGTTCTTTTTCCAAACCTCACCTTTGCTCAATGGATGATCTTGAGCGATACAACCTGGTCAGGTACGATTCTGGTCGACCGGGAGGTCACCATCAATCCGGGTAAAGTACTGACGGTAGCCGCGGGTTCTGTCCTGAAGATGTCGAAAGGCGCCTCCATCCATGCTTCCGGTGGTGGTGGAGTGCGGCTCATGGGAACGAACGTCTCGCCGGTGCAAGTGCTTCCGGTAATTGCCGGTGAGCAATGGGGAAAGATTGAAGTACGCGATACCGGCAGTGCAGTCGAATATCATTTTGCAGAATTATACGGAGGCCAGACCAAGATCTGGAACGGAGCAACGGCTGATTTGCAAGACAGTTATTTCCACGATTATCACCAGGGAGATGCGCCGATTGTCTTTTCACTCGATGCGCAGTTTGTCTATATGGGTCGCTGTCATGTTTCGAATTACTACGAGATCAACCTTGTTCGAAGCCTTTCCACCGTAGAAGATTGTCTCTTTGAGTTTACCACGGCCGACGCGATCGACTTCGACAATTCCCCGGCAGGTACGGTCATTCGTCGTACCACCATTCGTTATGGACGAGGTACCAACATCGACGCCATTGATTTTGGGAAGGTCGATTTTCAACCACCGGGTTCCATCGGGAAGGTGGAGCAATGCCTGATTCACGACATCAGCGATAAAGGTGTGTCAGTAGGGGAAGGCGCGCAATTCGTGGAGATCACAGGTACCTTGATCTATCGAACGGGCGCTGGTGTCGCTGTAAAAGACAATTCTCATGCGCTGATCCATCAGAATACCTTTTACGATTGTGAATACGCGATCGAGTGCGTGGAGAAAAATGCAGGACTGGGTGGTGGTAAGGCGGAGGCCTATGATAACATCATCTGGTCGCCGTTAGAGGGTCCCTATTATCTCAATTCCACTGGTAGCCTTGAAATGCGCTACAGCGATATTGAAGGCATGACCGACAATTCCCGGCACATCTTTTCCCGTGATCCTTCCTTCCTGGATGCCGCATCGGATGATTATCGCTTACGTTTCGGTTCGTCCTGTCAAACTGCCGGAAGTCACGGTCAGCCGCTCGGAGCCTTGTTCCCGCTGGGCGGCTTACAGGAGGATCCATTTACGCTTCGTCTCGGGTTGCCGAATTCCGTCACCAGTCTTAATGGCGACTCCCTGTTGATGACCTATTGGGCGGCGGGTGATTCGATCCGGTCGGTGGACCTGAAATTCTCCCCGGATGGTGGTTTGACGTGGCAAGTACTGGCACAAGACATACCTGCACAAGAGGAAAAGTGGTTATGGCAAGTGCCGAATACGTACTCCACCCGTTGTGTATTCCAGGTACTCGATCATGATGTTCCAACCAGGATGGCGAAAAATGAACTGCCCTTTACCATCCTGCCGGTAGGCGACACCACGATCAAAGCTGACTTTTCCGCTGAAGCCGGATTTTATCTTCAGCCCGTTACGTTATCGCTCTCCGCGCCCGCGGGTTCTCTCATTTACTATACCCTCGACGGCAGCGAACCGACCGACCGATCCTTTCTGTATTCGGGACCCTTGTCCCTGGCCGGCGACAGTATTCCGCCCGGTTTGCAAGAGCAGAATGTGACGTCCACGACGGAGGCTCAGGCGCCCTATTGTTATGTCAGAACCGCGCCGACAAGTCAGATCGGCCCCAACCCGGTGTTTTGGGCAAAGCCGAATGGTAGTGTCATGCGGCAACAGATCGTTCGCGCACGGGTTTATACGCCCGGTGGAGGACTTGGTCCGGTCAAGACGCGCAGCTACTTCATTGATTCGGCCGCTACCCGCGGAACATTTCCATTACCGGTCATTTCGATTGCGACCAATCCGTCCGGCCTGTTTGATTTCTACAACGGCATCTATATTCCCGGCGCAGCTTTCACCGGATACTCCTTTACAGGAAATTATGAAATGACCGGGCGAATTTCCGAACGACCCATCCATATCGAATATTTCGAGGCAGGGGGCGGAGAGCGCGCGTTCAGTCAGGATGCGGGTCTCCGCGTTCGTGGTCAGTGGATCAGAAGTTTGGGCCAGAAGCCCCTGACGGTCTATGGACGTACGGAGTACGATACCGAAAATGAGTTCGAGTATGCGTTCTTCCCGGGTTTGCGCGTGCCGGGTACTTCCATACCGATCGATGAATTCAAGCGTTTCATCCTGCGCCAGAATGGAAACGAATGGGGTGGTCCCGAAAATGTCATGTGCCGGGACGCGCTGGCGCAGTCGTTGTTCAACAAACTCAACCTGAAATATCAGGCGTATGAATTGACAGAGCTATTCTTGAATGGTGAATACTGGGGTGTTCATGACCTGCGCGAGTTGAACGATGTCAAACATCTATCCCGGATCTACAACATACCCGAAGATTCCCTGGTCATGATGGAGGATAACCTCGACGGACCGTTCCAGTTGATTGAAGGTCACGACGGCGATGTGACTTTATTCCAATCACTCATGAGTACGGTGCACGGCCAGGATATCCGGACCGATTCGATTTATGCCAAGCTCGAGACCATGATAGACGTGGACAACTTCACCGACTATTGGATCTCGACGCTATTCATGAACAAGACCACCGCGGACCATAACCAATTTTACTGGCGGGTGCGAAGCGGAGAAGGGGAGAACAGTCCGAACATGGGGCACGACGGACGGTGGCGCTGGATCGCGGAAGACTTCGACAACGCGTTTTTCAATGCCAACTTTGATATCGTGACCTATCTGCCAACGCATGTACACGACGGATTCATCCGGCGCTTCTGGGAGAACGACAAGTATAAGATCCGTTTCGGTAACCGCTTCTGCGATGTGCTCAATTCCAATTTCCGGGAAAGCCATATCCTGGAAGAGATGGATAAGGCGGAAAATCTTCTATCCCCGGTTATCCAACGGCACATTGACCGCTGGAATACTCCGCGCGATGTAGCATCCTGGCAAAGCGGATTCGATAAGATGCGCGATTTCGTGAACCAGCGCCGCGACTATCTGATGGATGATCTTGCCACGCGACTGGGCTTCACCGACCGTCATGTCCTGACTGTTGATGTATCCTCCCCGCAACATGGCCAGCTTGAGGTGAACAGTCTGCAGATCAATGACCAGCTGCCGGGTGTAAGTAATTCGGTTTATCCGTGGACCGGCATTTATTACCAGGAACTTCCGCTTACGATCACTGCTCATGCCTTACCCGGCTACAAATTCGTGCGTTGGCAGGAAACGGACGAGGTTACCCCCACCATCGTGATTCATGCCGACGTGGACGTTACACGTACCGCCATCTTCGAACGCGACTACGCGCAGTTGCTGACGGACTTCAGTTTGATTCCCAATCCCGTGGTGCGCGGTCAAAATGCCTACATGTCAAAGGCAGAACCGGTTGACGTATTTTCCATGGAAGGGAAATTGGTATTGAAGCATGATGGGTCATCATCCTTTATTTCCACCAGTAACCTTGAAGCCGGTAGTTACTTACTTAAGAATCAGTACGGAGAAATTGCCAGATTGGTAGTGTTCGAATAA
- the thrC gene encoding threonine synthase, translated as MRYFSTKDPNHPFSLRDAVLLGLPPDNGLFMPERIPVLPQPMIEAMRSMSLPEIASIVSKAWFGDEIPASDLETMCQDAYPFDTPLVRLRDQTYMLELFHGPTLAFKDVGARFMARLMAYLNKGESRKLTILVATSGDTGSAVASGFWNVPGIDVVILYPSGKVSEWQEKQLTTWGNNITALEVDGAFDDCQRLVKEAFLDPELRGSLRLSSANSISIARLVPQIFYYFRAVAQLPTGSADPVFVVPSGNFGNLTAGILAWMMGLGVHRFVAATNSNDVVPEYLHTGEFKPRASVSTMSNAMDVGNPSNFWRMTALFGNDLEAMRKMIFAATADEATTARLMRLCWDECHYLTEPHAAVGLYGWEQYVKQNGSLHPGIVLGTAHPSKFIEAVEAISGRSPEVPGALAEVIRKEKQAVRMKAEFSELRRFLLEKSKI; from the coding sequence ATGCGCTATTTTTCTACGAAGGATCCAAATCATCCTTTCAGTCTCCGGGATGCGGTATTGTTGGGATTGCCCCCTGACAATGGCCTCTTCATGCCCGAACGGATCCCTGTCTTGCCTCAGCCGATGATCGAAGCGATGCGTTCCATGTCGTTGCCGGAGATCGCTTCGATAGTATCCAAAGCCTGGTTCGGTGACGAAATTCCTGCGTCGGATCTCGAGACCATGTGCCAGGACGCATATCCGTTCGATACTCCGCTGGTACGGTTGCGCGACCAAACTTATATGTTGGAGCTCTTTCATGGCCCAACGCTGGCCTTCAAGGATGTCGGCGCGCGCTTCATGGCCCGCTTGATGGCTTATCTCAACAAAGGTGAATCCAGGAAACTAACGATTCTCGTCGCCACATCCGGTGATACCGGAAGCGCGGTAGCCAGCGGCTTCTGGAATGTTCCGGGAATTGATGTCGTGATTCTTTATCCCTCGGGAAAAGTGAGTGAATGGCAGGAGAAGCAGTTGACGACCTGGGGTAATAACATTACGGCCCTTGAAGTGGACGGGGCTTTTGATGATTGCCAACGATTGGTGAAAGAGGCCTTCCTCGATCCTGAATTGCGTGGTTCCTTGCGACTCTCTTCGGCGAACAGCATCAGCATTGCTCGCCTGGTTCCCCAGATTTTTTATTATTTCCGGGCAGTGGCGCAGCTGCCGACCGGGTCGGCTGATCCTGTATTTGTCGTGCCATCCGGGAATTTCGGCAACCTGACCGCAGGAATCCTTGCCTGGATGATGGGCTTGGGCGTGCATCGTTTTGTTGCAGCGACGAACAGCAACGATGTCGTCCCGGAGTACCTCCACACCGGGGAGTTCAAGCCACGAGCTTCCGTTTCGACCATGTCCAACGCGATGGACGTCGGCAACCCAAGCAACTTTTGGCGGATGACAGCCTTGTTCGGTAACGACCTTGAGGCGATGCGGAAAATGATCTTTGCCGCTACTGCCGACGAGGCCACGACCGCGCGCCTTATGCGCCTGTGTTGGGATGAATGTCATTACCTCACAGAGCCGCATGCCGCTGTCGGCTTGTATGGTTGGGAGCAGTACGTTAAGCAAAATGGTTCTCTGCATCCCGGCATCGTGCTGGGCACTGCGCACCCTTCGAAATTTATCGAAGCGGTAGAGGCGATATCCGGTCGTTCTCCGGAGGTTCCGGGTGCTTTGGCTGAAGTAATCCGAAAAGAGAAACAAGCTGTCCGGATGAAGGCGGAATTTTCCGAATTACGGCGATTTTTACTTGAAAAGTCAAAAATTTAA